The genomic interval CGCGCGGGCAGGTCGACTACGAAGAGGAGGTGGCCGACTGATGCAGGCGGTCGTCCAGATCCGCGGCGAGGTCGACATGAGCGGCAAGACCAAAGACACCCTGAAGATGCTCAACATCCACCGGGTGAACCACTGCGCGCTGGTGCCCGAGACCGAGGCCTACCGCGGGATGATCACGAAGGTCAACGACTACACCGCGTACGGCGAACCCAGCCAGGACGTGCTGGAGACGGTCCTGCGCAAGCGCGCGGAACCCGCCGAGGGCTCGGCCGACGTCGACGACGAGTGGGTCGCCGACAACACCGACTACGACGATGTCGCCGACCTCGCGTCGGCGTTGCTCGACGAGGAGACGACCCTGCGCGAGCAGGGGCTGGCACCGGTCCTTCGCCTCCACCCGCCGCGGGGCGGCCACGACGGCCTCAAGCACCCCGTCGCGGAGGGTGGCGAACTCGGCAAACACGATACCGAGGAGATAGACTCGCTCCTCAAGGCGATGCGATAACAATGACGAGCAAGAAACGACGACAGCGCGGCTCTCGCACGCACGGCGGCGGCACGCACAAGAACCGGCGCGGTGCCGGTAACCGCGGCGGTCGCGGGCGCGCGGGTCGTGACAAACACGAGTTCCACAACTACGAACCGCTCGGTAAACACGGGTTCTCGCGCCCGGAGAAGGTCAAGGACACCGTCCTGACCGTCGACGTGCGAGAGCTCGACGAGGACGCGGCCGTGCTGGCCGCCGAGGGCGTCGCCGAGGAGACCGACTTCGGTTACCGGGTCGACGCCCGCGACGTGGTCGAGGACGGCTGGGACGCCGACGCCGTGAAGGTGCTGGGCAACGGGCAGGTCCGCAACCAGCTCGAAGTCACCGCCGACGCGTTCTCGGCGAGTGCGGTCGAACTCATCGAGGAGGAGGGCGGCGACGCCGTCCTCAGCGACCGCGCCGAGGAAGCCGACGACGAAGCTGGCGACGACGAGTAACGCCGAGTTCTGGCGTCCGTTTTTTCGCGGTCGTAGCCGACTCCCGAGCGGCGGCTCGGTCGGTCGAGCGCGGTCGAAGCCGCCACACGATTCGAGCCCGAAACTGCCACACGGTTCGGTGGTGTACTCGGTCCCACGCGTGGACCAAAGCGAAGCACATACAAGCCCCCATCTGATGTATTCTGGTACATGAGTTGGAAAGAGACGGCGGAACCAGTCCTCACGCGGATGCCCTCCGTGAGACGCCCGGAGGGCCACGTCCCCTTCAAGCGAAAGCTGGGGTGGACCGCGGGCGTGCTGGTTCTGTACTTCTTCCTCACGAACATCTTCCTGTACGGCGCCGACACCGGTGCCGACGCGTTCGGGCAGTTCCGCTCGATACTCGCGGGCGGGCAGGGTACAGTACTCCAGCTTGGTATCGGTCCGATAGTCACCGCGAGCATCGTCCTCCAGTTGCTCGGCGGTGCCGACCTCCTCGGACTCGACACCGACGACCCCCGCGACCAGGTGCTCTATCAGGGCCTCCAGAAGCTACTGGTGGTCGTGATGGTCTGTCTGACCGGCCTGCCGATGGTGTTCGCCGGGAGCTTCCTGCCCGCGAGCGAGTCGCTGGCCCGGACGTTCCCGGGCGGGGAGCTGGGGGTCAAGTGGCTCATCTTCGCCCAGATCTTCGTCGGCGGCATCCTCATCCTGTTCATGGACGAGATCGTGAGCAAGTGGGGCGTCGGCTCCGGTATCGGGCTGTTCATCATCGCGGGCGTGAGCCAGAAGCTCGTCGGCGGCCTGTTCGCTTGGAGCGGTCTCGGCGGCGAAACCGGGCTCCTCCCGACGTGGTTCGCCATCCTCACCGGGAGCGCCGAGAACATGCCCTCGCTACTGACTCCCCAGGGGGTCCAGTACCTCCTCATCGGTGAGGGCGACATCCTCGCCATCGTCACGACGGTGCTCATCTTCGCCATCGTCGTGTACGCCGAGAGCGTGCGGGTCGAGATACCGCTCAGCCACGCTAGGGTCAAGGGCGCGCGCGGTCGGTTCCCCGTCAAGCTCATCTACGCGAGCGTCCTGCCGATGATCCTCGTCCGGGCGCTCCAGGCCAACATCCAGTTCCTCGGCAACATCCTCAACAGCCAGCTCGGCAACGACATGCCTGCGTGGCTCGGCCAGTACTCCTCGCAGGGACAGGTCTCGGGCGGGCTGTTCTACTACTTCGCGCCGATTCAGACGCGCGAGCAGTGGATGTGGTGGCTCGGCGGGACCGGCAACGAGCCGTGGGAGATACTGCTCCGGGTCGGCATCGACCTGACGTTCATGGTCATCGGCGGCGCGATATTCGCCATCTTCTGGGTCGAGACCACCGACATGGGCCCGGAGGCGACCGCCAAGCAGATTCAGAACTCCGGGATGCAGATTCCGGGCTTCCGCCAGAACACGGGCGTCATCGAGAAGGTGATGGAACGCTACATCCCGCAAGTCACCGTCATCGGCGGCGCGCTCGTCGGCCTGCTGGCCGTGGCGGCGAACATGCTGGGCACCATCGGCGACGTCACCGGGACGGGCCTGCTCCTGACGGTCTCCATCACGTACAAGATCTACGAGGAGATCGCCGAGGAGCAGCTGATGGAGATGCACCCGATGATGCGCGAGATGTTCGGCGGGTAACCCGTCGCCACCAATTCTTTGCCTCTCCGAGTCCGGCACTGCACCGAACGTCCAGCCGCGGTGCTAGCGCTCGCGGGAGCGTCGACCGACTTCTCGGCCGAAATACCGAACCTCCGGGGCCGCGAACGTCTCCACCCACGACTCACGATGGCCCGGGAACTCACCCTCGAATCCGAGGAGTGGTACGTCCTCTGCAACTGGTTGCGCGAGCGCGAGAACCGCCTGATGTACGCCCTCCGGGACCGCTCGGCGGAGTGGGAGTTCGTCGGCGACCTGCGTCGCAGGATAGAGGACCGGCGGGGCGACGCGCCCGAGACCAGCGGCGCGGTCCGGACGGTGACCCTCTCGGACTCCGAGTTCGCGTACCTGTCGCGGTACCTCCGTCGGCGGTCGCTCGTCCTCCGGTTCAAGCCGTGGCGCGACCGCGAGCGAAGGGACGTGCGACGGTTGCGCAGGCAGATACGCTCGCGGGCCGAGTCCGGCGCGCCGACTTCGGCGGCCTGACCGCGTCGCGGGCCGCGACGCGGTCGGGCCGCCGAATCGCCGTCAGCGCCCGAGAGCGCCGAATCCCTGTCAAAGAAATTCGAAATGGTCGCGTGGACTTCCGACGTTTCGGCGCGGAAACCCCGAGTTTCCTGCGTGAATCCGAGTTGAATCGGGAGGAACGCCGCTGAATCTGGATTGAGGGGCGTGCGGGTTCAAGCCGTCCGAACGCGTGGGCTCACGACGGGGGAGAGAACCGTGACAGACACCAACCGAGAGACAGAAGTGACAGACACCGACCGAGACACAGAATCCGCTGGGCGACTCGCTCGCAGGACCGTACTCAAGGGAGCGGCCCTCGCGGGACTCGCCGGGAGCGCGGTGTCGGGTAGCGCGAGCGCGCAGTCCGGCGAGAACACGATAACCTTCGAGTCGGCGGGCGACGAGACGTTCCGCTACCGGTTCAGCGTGACCGGAGAGATAGAACGGATTCGCTCGGACGACGGCGACCGGTTCGTCGACGAGAAGACGGTCGAGGGCGCGGTTAGCCAGCAACGGCTGGACCGGTTCGGCTTCACCGGGGAGCTGCGGTCGCTCGAACTGTCGGGCCCCGGGAGAGTGTTCGTGAACGACGAACTCGTCCGCGACACGACCGACCCGCTCGCGAACCGGGTGGTCGTCGAATCGGCGGGGCCGACCGTGCGCTACCGGTTCCGGGTGACCGGCCGGGTCGAGAAGGACGAGTTCGCCGGGGACGACGACACGGTGGTCGACTCGAAGACGGTCGAGGGCGAGGTCGGCGGCGAGGGCGTCGACTCCTACCGGTATTCGGGGTCGATAGTCTTCGACACACCGATGGAACCGCTGACGGTGACGCTGGAGTTGAATCAGGGCGAGTGAACGGGTGAGACGGATGGAGTGAGTAGAGCGAGTGAGGAGGACGAGACGCCTCACAGGAATCGAACAACTCGGCACCAAGACATAACTCATCGGAGGTCGTCGTCGGACCATGGACCGCGAGAGACGGGCAGTGCTGAAGGCAACTGGCCTGCTTGGGGGAACGGCGCTGCTGGGGGGAGCCACGGGAGTCGTCGGCCCGACCGTTGCACAGGAGGTCGACACCGAACTGCCGCCGGGGGTCGTGCTGTTCGACCTCGACGGCGACGGCGAGTACGATGCGGAGGTCGAGGCCGCGCCCGAGTCGATGCGGGGCGGCGACCGGACCCGGCCGATCCACGTCACCTCTCGGGGGCGGGCGACCGTCGATTACGCGGCGTCGGTCGTCCGACCCGAGGGCGAGGTGTCGCTGGGCGACCTCGACCGATTGGCCTACGACCGCTACCGGGGGCCCGAGGACGGGTCGGGCGAGGGGGACGCCGCCGACGAGACCTTTCTGGTCGTGGAGAACGACGACGGCCGCCACGGGATGTACCTCACCGACGAGACCGACCCCGGGTCCGAGGAGTGGCAGACCAGCGACGTGCTCGCCCGCGTGAACGGCAACACCGGCGGGACGAGCGGCTGGTTCGAGTACACCGAAATCGAGGACGGGTACGAGGGTCAGACCTTCGACGACGCGGTCGCGCGGTTCGGGTCCGAGGCCCGACTCGTCCGGGTGGGCGTCGGCCACGGCAACGCGGTCACGCCGACGGTCCTCGACGCCTTCTTCGCAAACCTGGTCGTCGGCGGCCAGCGCTACGAGTTCCCGACGTCCGTGGCGAGACGGGCGTCGGGCGCGAACCCCGTCTGAGAATCGGTCGAGGCCCGCGGAGCCGAGCGATTCGGTCGGGTCTCGTCCGCGAAGGGAAATAGTCATACCACCGGACTTGCTATGGCCTGTAAATGACTAGGGAGGGTTCGGATGCGCGTCATCATCATCGGCGCAGGTGAGGTCGGGTCGTCCATCGCGGCGAGCCTCGCCGACAGCCACGAGGTCGTCGTCGTGGACATCGACGGCGAGCGGGTGGACTCGCTGACCTACGCGCTCGACGTCCTCGCGATTCAGGGCGACGGCACGTCGCTGTCGACGCTCCGGGAGGCGGGCGTCGACGAGGCCGACATGATAATCGCCAGCACGAACAACGACGAGACGAATCTGGTGGCGT from Halorussus salilacus carries:
- the rpmD gene encoding 50S ribosomal protein L30, producing the protein MQAVVQIRGEVDMSGKTKDTLKMLNIHRVNHCALVPETEAYRGMITKVNDYTAYGEPSQDVLETVLRKRAEPAEGSADVDDEWVADNTDYDDVADLASALLDEETTLREQGLAPVLRLHPPRGGHDGLKHPVAEGGELGKHDTEEIDSLLKAMR
- a CDS encoding uL15m family ribosomal protein, with the translated sequence MTSKKRRQRGSRTHGGGTHKNRRGAGNRGGRGRAGRDKHEFHNYEPLGKHGFSRPEKVKDTVLTVDVRELDEDAAVLAAEGVAEETDFGYRVDARDVVEDGWDADAVKVLGNGQVRNQLEVTADAFSASAVELIEEEGGDAVLSDRAEEADDEAGDDE
- the secY gene encoding preprotein translocase subunit SecY, whose protein sequence is MSWKETAEPVLTRMPSVRRPEGHVPFKRKLGWTAGVLVLYFFLTNIFLYGADTGADAFGQFRSILAGGQGTVLQLGIGPIVTASIVLQLLGGADLLGLDTDDPRDQVLYQGLQKLLVVVMVCLTGLPMVFAGSFLPASESLARTFPGGELGVKWLIFAQIFVGGILILFMDEIVSKWGVGSGIGLFIIAGVSQKLVGGLFAWSGLGGETGLLPTWFAILTGSAENMPSLLTPQGVQYLLIGEGDILAIVTTVLIFAIVVYAESVRVEIPLSHARVKGARGRFPVKLIYASVLPMILVRALQANIQFLGNILNSQLGNDMPAWLGQYSSQGQVSGGLFYYFAPIQTREQWMWWLGGTGNEPWEILLRVGIDLTFMVIGGAIFAIFWVETTDMGPEATAKQIQNSGMQIPGFRQNTGVIEKVMERYIPQVTVIGGALVGLLAVAANMLGTIGDVTGTGLLLTVSITYKIYEEIAEEQLMEMHPMMREMFGG